A region of Subtercola boreus DNA encodes the following proteins:
- a CDS encoding YbhB/YbcL family Raf kinase inhibitor-like protein: protein MTSSTTTIPYDDIAVVPTFTVTSTDVADGEQLPTPQVSGIFGAGGSDTSPQLSWSGFPEGTKSFAITVYDPQAPTGAGFWHWAVVDIPASTTSLPTGAGDDEGSGLPSGAFQLKNDASLARFLGAAPPAGHGKHNYYIGVHALDVETLGIDAGATPAFLGFNMSGHTLARAVITPWWEA from the coding sequence ATGACCAGTTCGACCACCACCATTCCGTACGACGACATCGCCGTCGTACCCACCTTCACCGTGACGAGCACCGACGTCGCCGACGGTGAGCAGCTGCCCACCCCCCAGGTGAGCGGCATCTTCGGGGCCGGAGGCAGTGACACCAGCCCCCAGCTGAGCTGGAGCGGCTTCCCGGAGGGCACGAAGAGCTTCGCGATCACCGTCTACGACCCGCAGGCTCCCACCGGTGCCGGGTTCTGGCACTGGGCTGTCGTCGACATCCCCGCATCCACCACCTCACTGCCCACTGGGGCCGGCGACGATGAAGGATCGGGCCTGCCCTCGGGCGCGTTCCAGCTGAAGAACGACGCGAGCCTCGCCCGCTTCCTCGGCGCGGCCCCGCCCGCCGGGCACGGCAAGCACAACTACTACATCGGCGTGCATGCGCTCGACGTGGAGACCTTGGGCATCGACGCGGGTGCGACGCCGGCCTTCCTCGGGTTCAACATGTCGGGCCACACCCTGGCGCGCGCTGTGATCACGCCCTGGTGGGAGGCGTAG
- a CDS encoding Fur family transcriptional regulator — MTRQAEDSIRASGLRVTTQRLAVLEALDHLPHADTDAVHRRVLQTHPTITVQSVYVVLAALTEAGLIRRIEPAGSPALYERRIGDNHHHAICTQCGAVQDVDCAVGRTPCLEPSGAGSFAIASAEVTYWGLCAACQATAAH, encoded by the coding sequence ATGACCCGCCAGGCCGAAGACAGCATCCGCGCTTCGGGCCTGCGTGTCACCACTCAGCGGCTCGCCGTGCTCGAGGCGCTCGACCATCTTCCGCACGCCGACACCGACGCCGTGCACAGGCGGGTGCTGCAGACGCACCCGACCATCACCGTGCAGTCGGTCTACGTCGTTCTTGCCGCGCTCACGGAGGCCGGGCTCATCCGCCGCATCGAACCGGCCGGGTCACCCGCGCTGTACGAGCGACGCATCGGCGACAACCACCATCATGCGATCTGCACCCAGTGCGGCGCGGTGCAGGATGTCGACTGCGCGGTGGGGCGGACGCCGTGCCTCGAGCCCTCCGGCGCCGGCAGTTTCGCCATCGCCTCCGCCGAGGTCACCTACTGGGGCCTCTGCGCCGCGTGCCAGGCAACAGCTGCCCACTAG
- a CDS encoding GMC family oxidoreductase, with product MTAIDHDEKAVVIVGSGAGGGTLAYELTKKGIPVVVIEAGGYLKNEDYVNDEWEAFNQMAWLDPRTTSGSWRIARDFPNLPAWIVKAVGGTTTHWSGATPRFKAHEFATRSTYGRIEGANLLDWPITLAELEPYYDKAEIAMGSTHVHGRKALPANNNYTVFANGAERVGYKHYSTGPYATNAEEYDGRPASIQDGFNFQGDKNKSKWSTLVREIPRAEATGLLDLRPDSHVVQITHDASGRADAVLYLDASGGLQRQAAALVAVAGNSIETPRLLLQSASPMFPDGLANSSGQVGRNYMRHTTGSVYARFPDRVSMYRGETMAGVIADESKHDPDRGFAGGYYLETISLGPAFLASFAEPGAWGREFTEILDAYSRTAGLWVIGEDMPQESNRITLNTAVTDKNGLPVPNVHFDDHPNDVAMRNHGYTQAELLYDAVGSIGSHRTPPYPSTHNLGTSRMSEKPQDGVVDRWGRAHDVPNLFVSDGSQFTTGAAANPTLTIVALAIRQAEYIADQLKTGGI from the coding sequence ATGACTGCCATCGACCACGATGAGAAGGCCGTCGTCATCGTCGGATCGGGCGCCGGCGGCGGCACGCTCGCCTACGAGCTCACGAAGAAGGGGATCCCGGTCGTCGTCATCGAAGCCGGCGGATACCTGAAGAACGAGGACTACGTCAACGACGAGTGGGAGGCCTTCAACCAGATGGCCTGGCTCGACCCGCGCACCACCTCCGGTTCGTGGCGCATCGCCCGGGACTTCCCGAACCTGCCCGCCTGGATCGTGAAAGCCGTCGGCGGCACGACCACGCACTGGTCGGGCGCGACCCCGCGGTTCAAGGCCCACGAGTTCGCGACCCGCAGCACCTACGGGCGCATCGAAGGCGCGAACCTGCTCGACTGGCCGATCACGCTCGCCGAGCTGGAGCCGTACTACGACAAGGCCGAGATCGCGATGGGTTCCACTCACGTGCACGGACGTAAGGCCCTGCCCGCGAACAACAACTACACGGTGTTCGCGAACGGCGCCGAACGGGTCGGCTACAAGCACTACTCGACCGGTCCCTACGCGACCAACGCCGAGGAGTACGACGGCCGGCCGGCCTCCATCCAGGACGGCTTCAACTTCCAGGGAGACAAGAACAAGTCGAAGTGGTCGACTCTCGTGCGCGAGATCCCGCGCGCCGAGGCCACCGGCCTGCTCGATCTCCGGCCCGACTCGCACGTCGTGCAGATCACCCACGACGCGTCGGGGCGAGCGGATGCCGTGCTCTACCTCGACGCGTCGGGTGGTCTCCAGCGCCAGGCCGCCGCGCTGGTCGCGGTCGCAGGCAACTCGATCGAGACGCCGCGCCTGCTGCTCCAGTCGGCCTCGCCGATGTTCCCCGACGGGCTCGCGAACTCCTCCGGACAGGTCGGGCGCAACTACATGCGCCACACCACCGGGTCGGTCTACGCGCGTTTCCCTGACCGGGTGAGCATGTACCGCGGCGAGACGATGGCCGGCGTGATCGCCGACGAGTCGAAGCACGATCCGGATCGCGGTTTCGCCGGGGGCTACTACCTCGAGACGATCTCGCTCGGGCCGGCGTTCCTCGCCTCGTTCGCCGAGCCCGGCGCGTGGGGTCGTGAGTTCACCGAGATCCTCGACGCGTACTCGCGCACGGCGGGCCTCTGGGTGATCGGTGAGGACATGCCGCAGGAGTCCAACCGCATCACGCTCAACACGGCCGTGACCGACAAGAACGGGCTGCCCGTGCCGAACGTGCACTTCGACGATCATCCGAACGACGTCGCGATGCGGAACCACGGCTACACCCAGGCCGAGCTGCTCTACGACGCGGTCGGCTCGATCGGCTCGCACCGCACGCCGCCCTACCCCTCGACCCACAACCTCGGCACCTCGCGGATGAGCGAGAAGCCGCAGGACGGCGTCGTGGACAGGTGGGGGCGCGCACACGACGTGCCCAACCTGTTCGTCAGCGACGGATCGCAGTTCACCACCGGCGCTGCGGCGAACCCGACCCTGACGATCGTGGCGCTCGCCATCCGTCAGGCCGAGTACATCGCCGACCAGCTGAAGACCGGCGGAATCTAA
- a CDS encoding catalase: protein MTDNVTTTNSGAPVASDEHSQSVGADGVIPLHDHYLVEKLAQFNREKVPERIVHAKGGGAFGVLEITDDVSAFTRAALFQPGTTTEALARFSTVAGEQGSPDTWRDPRGFALKFYTTEGNYDLVGNNTPVFFIRDGIKFPDFIHSQKRLPGSHLRNNDMQWDFWSLSPESAHQVTWLMGDRGLPSSWRHMDGFGSHTYQWINAAGERFWVKYHFKTNQGIEILSQEQANQIAGEDADFHIRDLGEAIDREEFPSWTLSVQIMPYDDAKTYRFNPFDLTKVWPHSDYPLHRVGTLTLNRNPSNYFAEIEQATFAPSNFVPGIAASPDKMLLARIFSYADAHRYRVGTNHAQLPVNAPHATEVNTYSKDGAARYSFNAPQVPVYAPNSMGGPAGSPDVAAESAGWQSDGELQRTAATLHAEDDDFGQAGTLVREVLDDAARDRLVGNIAGHVGQVTIPEIKARALQYWRNVDQTLGDRVEAALNEVAATGGIDPDVAPPNAAGINREAEADVALKV from the coding sequence ATGACGGACAACGTCACCACCACCAACTCCGGCGCCCCCGTTGCGAGCGACGAGCACTCCCAGAGTGTCGGCGCCGACGGCGTCATCCCCCTGCACGACCACTACCTCGTGGAGAAGCTCGCGCAGTTCAACCGCGAGAAGGTCCCGGAGCGCATCGTCCACGCCAAGGGCGGCGGCGCGTTCGGCGTGCTCGAGATCACCGACGACGTGTCGGCCTTCACCCGCGCAGCGCTGTTCCAGCCCGGGACCACCACCGAGGCGCTGGCCCGGTTCTCCACTGTCGCCGGCGAGCAGGGCAGCCCCGACACCTGGCGGGACCCCCGCGGCTTCGCGCTGAAGTTCTACACCACGGAGGGCAACTACGACCTCGTCGGCAACAACACGCCCGTGTTCTTCATCCGCGACGGCATCAAGTTCCCCGACTTCATCCACTCGCAGAAGCGCCTGCCGGGTTCGCACCTCCGCAACAACGACATGCAGTGGGACTTCTGGTCGCTGAGCCCCGAGTCGGCCCACCAGGTCACCTGGCTCATGGGCGACCGTGGGCTGCCGTCATCCTGGCGCCACATGGACGGTTTCGGTTCGCACACCTACCAGTGGATCAACGCCGCGGGTGAGCGCTTCTGGGTGAAGTACCACTTCAAGACCAACCAGGGCATCGAGATCCTGTCCCAGGAGCAGGCGAACCAGATCGCCGGAGAAGACGCGGACTTCCACATCCGCGACCTCGGCGAGGCGATCGACCGCGAAGAGTTCCCGAGCTGGACCCTCTCGGTGCAGATCATGCCCTACGACGACGCAAAGACCTACCGTTTCAACCCGTTCGACCTCACCAAGGTCTGGCCGCACTCCGACTACCCGCTGCACCGCGTCGGCACGCTGACGCTGAACCGCAACCCGTCGAACTACTTCGCCGAGATCGAGCAGGCCACCTTCGCGCCCTCGAACTTCGTTCCCGGCATCGCGGCCAGCCCCGACAAGATGCTGCTCGCGCGCATCTTCAGCTACGCGGATGCTCACCGCTACCGTGTCGGAACGAACCACGCCCAGCTGCCGGTCAACGCCCCGCACGCCACCGAGGTCAACACGTATTCGAAGGACGGCGCGGCGCGCTACTCGTTCAATGCCCCGCAGGTGCCGGTCTACGCCCCGAACTCGATGGGCGGCCCCGCCGGGTCACCGGATGTCGCGGCCGAGAGCGCCGGCTGGCAGAGCGACGGTGAGCTGCAGCGCACCGCGGCGACCCTCCACGCTGAAGACGACGACTTCGGCCAGGCCGGAACCCTCGTGCGTGAGGTGCTCGACGACGCAGCACGCGACCGCCTGGTGGGCAACATCGCCGGCCACGTCGGCCAGGTCACGATCCCCGAGATCAAGGCGCGCGCCCTGCAGTACTGGCGGAACGTCGACCAGACGCTCGGCGACCGCGTCGAGGCGGCCCTGAACGAGGTGGCGGCCACCGGCGGCATCGACCCCGACGTCGCGCCGCCGAACGCGGCCGGCATCAACCGGGAAGCCGAAGCGGATGTCGCGCTGAAGGTCTGA
- a CDS encoding NAD(P)-dependent alcohol dehydrogenase, whose product MIDPRSRDLEEEEPVKAVRLHQYGLSPVVEEVAEPTVTGPWDVIVDVGAAGLCRTDLHIIEGQWDPIQHPSLPYILGHENAGWVREVGSAVHNVKPGDTVIMHPLTSCGLCPACRVGQDSHCENATFPGINVNGGMAGQLLTNARAVVKLDAGLQPQDVAALADAGLTAYHAVRKAADVLYPGTQAVVVGAGGLGHIGIQALAAITSSTITVVDRSEKALELARELGAHHTVLATSDDEVEKAVLDITGGGAHILFDFVGEKGAELLAPKLLRNRGSHYVIGYGGAVNIPTIEIISREINVIGNLVGTYNDLVELMTLTAQGRVKLHTAVYPLDAVNDAIADLEAGRLIGRGILVP is encoded by the coding sequence GTGATCGATCCACGATCACGCGACCTCGAAGAGGAGGAACCCGTGAAGGCTGTTCGCCTGCACCAGTACGGACTGAGCCCGGTTGTCGAAGAGGTGGCCGAGCCCACCGTGACCGGCCCCTGGGACGTGATCGTCGACGTCGGCGCCGCCGGCCTCTGCCGCACGGACCTGCACATCATCGAGGGCCAGTGGGACCCGATCCAGCACCCGTCGCTGCCCTACATCCTCGGCCATGAGAATGCCGGCTGGGTGCGCGAAGTCGGCAGCGCGGTGCACAACGTAAAGCCCGGCGACACGGTCATCATGCACCCGCTCACCAGCTGCGGCCTCTGCCCCGCCTGCCGGGTCGGCCAGGACTCGCACTGTGAGAACGCGACGTTCCCGGGAATCAATGTGAACGGAGGCATGGCGGGGCAGTTGCTGACCAATGCCCGCGCTGTCGTGAAGCTCGACGCCGGGTTGCAGCCGCAGGATGTCGCGGCTCTCGCCGACGCAGGGCTGACCGCGTACCACGCTGTGCGGAAGGCCGCCGACGTGCTGTACCCGGGAACGCAGGCGGTCGTCGTGGGCGCGGGTGGGCTCGGGCACATCGGGATCCAGGCGCTCGCCGCGATCACCTCCTCGACGATCACTGTCGTCGACCGGAGCGAGAAGGCACTCGAGCTGGCCCGCGAGCTCGGGGCGCACCACACCGTGCTGGCGACGAGCGACGACGAGGTCGAGAAGGCCGTTCTCGACATCACGGGCGGGGGTGCGCACATCCTGTTCGACTTCGTCGGCGAGAAGGGCGCGGAACTGCTTGCGCCGAAGCTGCTCCGCAACCGGGGTTCGCACTATGTCATCGGCTACGGCGGCGCGGTGAACATCCCCACGATCGAGATCATCTCGCGCGAGATCAACGTGATCGGCAACCTCGTCGGCACGTACAACGACCTCGTCGAGCTGATGACGCTCACGGCCCAGGGCCGGGTGAAACTGCACACCGCGGTCTACCCGCTCGATGCCGTGAACGACGCGATCGCCGACCTCGAGGCCGGGCGGCTGATCGGCCGCGGCATCCTCGTCCCCTGA
- a CDS encoding MFS transporter, whose product MPSIPAHRRWTIQLVVLCAVATVAVSTIYLPQAMLTNIARDLGVAPSVASFVATAVQVGYAAGIFLLVPLSDRIQPRRQITVQLVLLAVALLATSILPDIVGVIIGFLVVGIVANIAQLTIPAANRLAPEGRSGATTTALVGSLLIGIFGGRVVASLLVDALGWRLVVVVFAALVLLAIPFLRRALRTDVALSGLGKSYGSLLLSTIKLTTQSAPLLYSVGMNFFAFATFNSLWTVMVLHLTGPQFGWSVAQAGLFGLVGLAAGAATPFAGRFVDRFGAVKVAGVSLAVMLAGVVSVAIDANQIILFGISMFVLTLANQTGQSANQNRVMRANLQAPAQANTMFMVGVFLGGSLGALLGPVAFGLGGMTLVGVQAIVLVAISLLVWVLAARAARRA is encoded by the coding sequence ATGCCCTCCATACCCGCTCACCGTCGGTGGACGATCCAGCTCGTCGTGCTGTGCGCGGTCGCCACCGTGGCCGTGAGCACGATCTACCTGCCGCAGGCGATGCTCACGAACATCGCCAGGGACCTGGGCGTCGCCCCCAGCGTGGCGAGCTTCGTCGCGACCGCGGTGCAGGTCGGTTACGCTGCCGGCATCTTCCTGCTCGTGCCTCTGAGCGACCGGATCCAGCCACGCAGGCAGATCACGGTGCAGCTGGTGCTGCTGGCTGTGGCTCTCCTCGCCACGAGCATCCTGCCCGACATCGTCGGTGTGATCATCGGCTTCCTGGTCGTCGGCATCGTGGCGAACATCGCCCAGCTGACCATCCCGGCCGCCAACAGGCTGGCTCCGGAGGGGCGATCGGGCGCGACGACGACCGCGCTCGTCGGGTCGCTCCTCATCGGCATCTTCGGCGGGCGGGTGGTGGCGAGCCTGCTGGTGGATGCCCTGGGCTGGCGCCTGGTGGTCGTGGTCTTCGCGGCGCTGGTGCTGCTCGCGATCCCGTTCCTCCGCCGCGCACTCCGCACGGATGTCGCGCTCAGCGGCCTCGGCAAGTCCTACGGTTCGCTGCTGCTGTCCACGATCAAGCTCACCACGCAGAGCGCACCCCTGCTGTACTCGGTGGGGATGAACTTCTTCGCGTTCGCGACTTTCAACTCGCTGTGGACCGTCATGGTGCTGCACTTGACCGGGCCTCAGTTCGGCTGGAGCGTCGCCCAGGCCGGGCTCTTCGGGCTTGTCGGGCTGGCCGCCGGAGCGGCCACCCCGTTCGCTGGCCGGTTCGTCGACCGCTTCGGTGCGGTGAAGGTTGCCGGGGTCTCCCTCGCGGTCATGCTCGCGGGTGTGGTCTCGGTTGCGATCGACGCGAACCAGATCATCCTGTTCGGCATCTCGATGTTCGTGCTGACGCTCGCCAACCAGACGGGCCAGTCGGCGAACCAGAACCGGGTGATGCGAGCCAACCTCCAGGCGCCCGCCCAGGCCAACACCATGTTCATGGTGGGGGTCTTCCTCGGCGGTTCGCTCGGTGCCCTGCTCGGCCCCGTCGCGTTCGGCCTCGGCGGCATGACGCTCGTGGGCGTGCAGGCGATCGTGCTGGTGGCGATCTCGCTGCTGGTGTGGGTGCTGGCCGCGCGCGCTGCTCGGCGAGCCTAG